CAACGACATCAACATCGGAATGATATCGACGTCCCCGATCAAGATATCTTGCGTCGTGAGAAGCGCTGACGGAAAGAAAGCCGTGCGTGCCCTGCACGACCACTTCAACCTGCGGGAGAAAAAATGAAAGAGCCACGCGTGGCCATCGCCGGCGCGACCGGCATGGTAGGCCGGGAGTTCATGAAAATACTCGAGCAGCGCGACTTTCCTGTCGCGAGTCTTCGCCTGCTCGCTTCGGAACGTTCGCGGGGAAAGTCGCTCGAGTTTCGCGGCGAGATTCTGCCCGTAGAAGTCCTCGATGAGAACTCGTTTGACGGAATAGACATAGCGCTGTTTTCCGCGGGCGGCGATATCTCGCGCGCTTTCGCGCGCTCGGCGGCTGGCGCGGGCGCTGTTGTCATCGACAACTCGAGCGCGTGGCGGATGGATCCCGACGTCCCGCTTGTCGTGCCCGAGGTCAACCCGGATGATGCCCTCAAGCACAACGGCATCATCGCGAACCCGAACTGCTCCACCATTCAGATGGTCGTGGCGCTCGATCCTCTTCACAGGAAGTACGGGTTAAAGAGAGTTGTCGTCACCACTTTTCAGGCTGTCTCCGGGACAGGAAAGAACGCGGTCGAAGAACTGAAGAGCCAGATTACGGCCATCGAAGCCGGCGACCCGGTGACCGCCCGGGTTTATCCTCACCAGATAGCGTATAACTGCCTGCCCCACATAGATGTCTTCCTCGACAACGCTTACACAAAAGAAGAGGTCAAGATGGTCGATGAAACCAGAAAGATAATGGGCGTGCCCGGCCTTCTGATAACCGCGACCTGTGTAAGAGTGCCGGTATTCGTGGGGCACAGTGAATCCGTCAATTGCCAGTTCGAAAATCCGGTCGAGGTCGTGGACGCTCGCGCGATCCTGAAGCGCTCGCAAGGTGTCGAGGTCGTGGACGATCCGGCGGAAAGTCTTTACCCGCTTGCCACCGGGTGCGCCGGTAAAGACCCATCGTACGTCGGCCGTATCCGACGGGACTTCTCCGCTCCCAACGCGTTGAACCTCTGGATCGTCAGTGACAACCTTCGCAAGGGAGCGGCGCTCAACACAGTTCAGATCGCGGAACTCATGCTTGATTGACGGCCCCGCGGCGGTCACGCGCTCACAGTAAACGAGGGAGCCCTTTCTTATGGAGATGCCGTATCCGCCCGGCGACAATCCCTCGCGGTGCGCCCTGCACCGTTTAGCCCCGGTCGTGGCGCGCTGTATGGGTTGCGGCCGCTTTCTCTGTTCACGGTGCCGCATCGTCCACGCCGGCAAGAACTACTGCGCGTCCTGTCTCTACCGTCCGGGCGCCGTGGCGCCGGCGCAATTCCACGCCCGTCCCGCTCAATATTGCCCACCACCTCCGCGGGCGTTGGGAGTTTACGCCTCATGCGGGAGTACTCCGCCTCTCGTCGGCTACCGGCCAAAGAGAGAGGTTGTCTTTGAAAACGCTCCGTGGAGCGCCGGGGAAGCGCTTGCGATCTTCGGCATCGCGCTCGTTCCGACGGCGGTCCTGTCACTCCTTGTGAAACAGATACTGTTTGGCGCTTTCTCTAAGACCACCGCCACTTTCCTGCTCATCTTCCTGGCAAGCGCGATGCTCTACGTTTTCCTTCTCGCTGGCACTTTCTACTCCGTGAAGATAAGACACGGCAGCACGCTGAACGCGCTCGGCATCAGGACGCGGGGGCTTGGCAGGGGGTTGCTCCTGGGAATCGTGGTGGGACTCCCGCTCTTAGCCGCCGCGATTTTCATGGCGCTTATAGCAGAGAATCTCTTCGGGCCCGTGGATACCGATATCGTGTCGAAGTCTGTAAACAAGATATCAAGCGGCGGCGTTGGCATCGGGCTCGTGGCGCTTCTGGCTATCACACTCATCGTGCTGGCCCCGATTTGCGAGGAGATCTTTTTTCGCGGCTATCTTTACCCGGCCCTGCGGAACAAGATGGACAAACAGCCAGCGATGATTTTAAACGGGCTCATTTTCGCCGCGGCCCACTTCGAGCCTGTTGGTTTCCTACCGCGCTTTCTCCTGGGCTGGGGGCTCTGCTATGTCTACGAACGGAACAGAACCATTGGCGCGCCTGTAGCCGGACACGCTCTGTACAACGGACTCATCCTGCTAATCGCTGTTTTTTTCCGAATATGATTCGTATTCTGGTGTCCGATTGATTGACGGCGCGCCTCTGAAAGAAATATATTTACTCAAACGGGGCGCGAGGTGAAAAAGAGAAGTGAGGCAAGGTGAAATCGAACAAAAAAGTCGTCGTGGGGGCAAAGGCTGCTCTGATCATCATGTTTCTTGCGGTGGTCTCCGCGGGCTGCGGGGGCGGTACTGTCAAGGTTGAAGTAACCCGCGTCGGCCCACGCTCCATCGAAGAATCGGTTACAGTAGCGGGGAGCTTGCAAGCGGCGAGTCCCACACAGGTCATTCCACAGGTTTCCGGCCCGGTGGCGCAAGTCTTCGTGCAGGATGGCCAGGAAGTAGTCGCGGGCCAGCCACTGCTCCAGCTCGACACATCCACCCTCGAGCAGCAACTGCTCTCGGCTAAGGCGGGCCTGGAATCAACCAGATCCCTTGCGGGGATGTTTGCTGGCCTCTCGTCCTCTGTCGCCGGCATGGGCTCTGCCGTCAACTCGGCTCTGTCGAGTGTCGACGCCGGCATCGCAAGCCTTTACAACATAGAAAAAATGGTCGTTCCCGCTCTGCCGGAGGATCAGCGGCTCATAGCGCTGCAAGCAATTGAGGCTTCCTATCAATCTTATCAGGCGCGGGCATCTGGCAGGACACCAGTTTCCACTGGCGGTGGGGGGTCGATGAGCACCGGCGCGCAGGAGGCGTCGTCCAATAAAGCTATAGAGAACGCGAAGAAGAACCTGCAAGCGGCTACGATCGTCGCGCCGGCGTCCGGCGTCATCGTCTCAACGCAGGGAGGCGGAGGGTCAATCGACAGCTTGATGAGCACTCTCATGAGCAGCTTCAGCAACATGATGCCATCAGGTCTGAACCTCTCGTCCCTCTCCAGCATGTCCGGAGGGCTCGGGAATATCGGGATGCCATCTTCAGGCGCCATCGTTCCAGGCTCTTACGTCATGCCAGGCACGCCGATCTACACCATTGTTGACCTCAAGAGCATGTGCATGATCGCCAAGGTCGACGAGGCGGACATCGCTAAGATCGCAGGAAATCAGGGGTCAACCGTGAATCTCGAGGCTTACCCCGGCAAGAAGTTCACCGGCGCCGTGATCAAGGTCGCCGATACCGCCACAAAAAACGAAGCCGGCGCGACCGCGTTCGATGTCACAATCGGGTTAGCCACCGCGGACATCAACCTGAAAATCGGCATGACAGGAACCGCCAACGTCATCGTCGCCACCAAGCAATCCGCGCTTGTGATCCCGATCGAGTCTATCGTCGAAAAAAAGGGCAGGAAGTACGTCTTTAAGGTCAAGGACGGGAAAGCCCGTCTATCTGAGATAAAGACGGGCATCGTTTCAGAGAACAGCGTCGAGGCAACCAACGGCGTAGAAATCGGCGACAAAGTCGTGGTCAAAGGCGTCGAGAAGTTAAAGGACGGCCAGAGAGTTAGCATCAGTTCGAAATGATTAACTGCCTGTGTGCCCTTCGCCATCCCTGCTCAACATCAATTAGTTTTCCTCTTATGAATAGGTGACGCTGAACACCGGGATTAGAACCAGTCGGTCGTTCTCGCGTAAGGCTGGAATAACATCGCGTAGAGATCCATCGCATAGCGGTCGGTCATGCCGGCCAGGTAGTCGCAGATAACCCGCTCCAGCGGCTCGAATCCGAGGTCTTCCCGGAGCGCGCGTGGCAGCAGCGAAGGATTTTCGATAAAAGTTTCATGGATTCCCGCCAGCATGCGCCCTCCTTTGTAGGTCATCCTGCTCACGATAGGGTTAGTGTAAACCTCGTTGAGCATAGAGTGCGCTATTCGTTCGACCTGCTCTCGCGCGTCGTCCGAGAAAGATACGACAGGCTTGCTGTAACATCGTACGTCAAGGGCGCTTTGCACGCCCGATGAGGAGATGTTGCGCCGCGTCCCGTTGACAACATCGACGATCAGGTGGTTGATGAGGTTGCTGATCGCCCGCATCCGGCCGATATCGGTCTCTGAAGAGCCGAGGTCCCAGGAAGGGCCGGAGACCGATTGCTCCATTACCGCGACAAGCTCGGCTGTCAGCGGGATTTCGCGCGCTTTTTGCTCGAGCCACTCGGGGCGTGCAAGCTTGATGCGAAGGGCGTCGTCGAGGTCGTGGGTGCAGAAAGCGATTACGTCGGCGGCGTTGACCGCCTGGCATTCGGCGGACGGTTGTTCGTATATGTCGAACTCGTCTAAAAGCGGGGGATTGTCAAACACGGTATGGTGCCGTGCCAGGCCCTCGCGGGTTTCCCAGCACAGGTTGAGGCCGCGGAATTGAGGATAGGCGCGCTCGAGGCTGTCAACGACGCGCAGGCCATGAATATTGTGTTCGAAGCCGCCTGAATCGCGCAGCAGTTTGTTCAGCGCGTGCTCGCCGCCGTGCCCGAACGGCGGGTGGCCGATGTCGTGCACAAGGGCGATAGCCTCAGCCAGCATCTCGTTCAGGCCGAGCATGGACGCGATCGATCGAGCAATCTGCATTACCTCGATAGTGTGGGTCATCCGCGTTCGGTAGAGGTCGCCTTCGTGGGTGACGAAAACCTGTGTCTTGTGTTGAAGCTTTCGAAACGAACCGCTGTAGAGGATGCGATCGCGGTCGAGCTGGAAGCGCTCTCTGTTGGGACACGACGGGTCATCGAACGCGCGGCGCCTCTCGACTTTCGAGGGCAACTCATCCTCACGCGCGGCGAGCGAGTCAGACATTGGACGGGACCTCCTTTACAGTGCGCGTGCGCGGACGGTTTCTGTCTAAAAAGAGATTCTAGCACGCCCGTATGACACGCCAAACGCAACACATGAGGTCAGGCCCCCGGTGTTGCGTTTTGGTATCATTTGATTACCACGAAGGCCTCGAGCGACATCCATCGACTTTAAAAAAAGACCTGACCCCAAAAGTTAAGCCCAGGCGTATAATTATTTGGATGTTCGCGGACGGGGAGATTCAGGTGACCGATGACGGGATAGCAAGAAAAAGCAAGGATGAAGTCTCGGCATCTATCGTCGAAGTGCTCCAGCACCTTTTTACCGCGACGAAGTCGGTGCACATGTATCCGCCGGAGAGTCCCTCCGCCATGAGCATGGTAGAAACAGCTTATCAGGTCGTGCTTGACATGATACCTACCGACGGTTCATTCGACCTCAGCTTTATCGAGAACAAATTCCTGGTAAACGGCGAGATGCTTGATGAAGCGCTCCAGAAAAAGGGCATCCTCCAGAAATTCCACGAGCTCCTGAAAGCCCGAAAGTTGAGCAGCGTCACTTTCTGGTCCGGATTGACAATGGAGGAGCTAAGAAAGTTCCTGGTCGTGCTTGGCGCCAAAGTTCCCATGGTAGAAACCGAGGACCAGGTGGCGCTGTACAAGGAACTCGAGGAAGAGGGCATCAAACATATCGAGGTGGACGAGCAAATCTACGTCGCCATATCAAAGCGAGAAAAGGTCGTGGACGCGCGCGCCGCCGTTGAACGGGAGGAAGATACTGCCCTGAAGTTGCTAAAGGACGAGGTCTTCACCCGCTTTCTTGCTGGAGAAGTGTCTCTGACAGACCTGGATCCGGCAACTACCAAGGAAATCATGTCTGATCCTGACAGGATGATATCTATGTTGCAGGGAGTGATATCCGCGAAAGGTTGGGATACCGAGCTTAAAACACTCCCATTCAGAATAGACGAGACCAGGGGGATACTGGAGAGAGTGTCAGCGCTCATCGAGCAGGTAGATGACCCTCTTGTGCGAAGCAAACTGGGCAGGGAAGTCAGCAAAATAACACAAGAGATGGAAACCCCGCAGTTGACCGAGATACTGCTCACATCGGCCGGACGCGC
This Candidatus Anoxymicrobium japonicum DNA region includes the following protein-coding sequences:
- a CDS encoding deoxyguanosinetriphosphate triphosphohydrolase (dGTPase family type 2 subfamily; presumably hydrolyzes dGTP to deoxyguanosine and triphosphate), translating into MSDSLAAREDELPSKVERRRAFDDPSCPNRERFQLDRDRILYSGSFRKLQHKTQVFVTHEGDLYRTRMTHTIEVMQIARSIASMLGLNEMLAEAIALVHDIGHPPFGHGGEHALNKLLRDSGGFEHNIHGLRVVDSLERAYPQFRGLNLCWETREGLARHHTVFDNPPLLDEFDIYEQPSAECQAVNAADVIAFCTHDLDDALRIKLARPEWLEQKAREIPLTAELVAVMEQSVSGPSWDLGSSETDIGRMRAISNLINHLIVDVVNGTRRNISSSGVQSALDVRCYSKPVVSFSDDAREQVERIAHSMLNEVYTNPIVSRMTYKGGRMLAGIHETFIENPSLLPRALREDLGFEPLERVICDYLAGMTDRYAMDLYAMLFQPYARTTDWF
- a CDS encoding aspartate-semialdehyde dehydrogenase, which produces MKEPRVAIAGATGMVGREFMKILEQRDFPVASLRLLASERSRGKSLEFRGEILPVEVLDENSFDGIDIALFSAGGDISRAFARSAAGAGAVVIDNSSAWRMDPDVPLVVPEVNPDDALKHNGIIANPNCSTIQMVVALDPLHRKYGLKRVVVTTFQAVSGTGKNAVEELKSQITAIEAGDPVTARVYPHQIAYNCLPHIDVFLDNAYTKEEVKMVDETRKIMGVPGLLITATCVRVPVFVGHSESVNCQFENPVEVVDARAILKRSQGVEVVDDPAESLYPLATGCAGKDPSYVGRIRRDFSAPNALNLWIVSDNLRKGAALNTVQIAELMLD